From a single Polynucleobacter asymbioticus QLW-P1DMWA-1 genomic region:
- a CDS encoding 3'-5' exonuclease, with product MATVLVFDIETIPDVAGLRRLESYPDTLSDAEVAAQAMTERAAKTGSEFLPLFLQKIVAISCVIRRTTKEGSPQIKVGTLGTPQDDEKVLIQTFFDLVEKYTPQLVSWNGSGFDLPVLHYRALANHVQAPRYWEMGESQESDSREFKWNNYISRYHMRHLDMMDLLAKFNGRANAPLDGLAKLCGFPGKMGMDGSQVWPAYQEGKINDIRRYCETDVVNTYLMYCRFQLLRGGFSLEEYQEEIAFVKAYLEKEAKEPNGGQWQEYLQGFAADA from the coding sequence ATGGCCACCGTACTGGTATTTGATATTGAGACCATTCCGGATGTTGCTGGCCTACGTCGTCTGGAAAGTTATCCGGATACTTTAAGTGATGCTGAAGTAGCTGCTCAAGCTATGACTGAGCGAGCAGCCAAAACCGGCAGTGAATTTCTGCCTCTATTTCTGCAAAAGATCGTTGCCATTTCTTGTGTGATTCGTAGAACTACGAAAGAGGGTTCGCCTCAAATTAAAGTAGGTACTTTAGGTACGCCGCAAGATGATGAAAAAGTCTTAATTCAAACCTTTTTTGATTTGGTTGAGAAGTACACCCCTCAATTGGTTTCTTGGAATGGCAGTGGTTTTGATTTACCAGTATTGCACTATCGTGCCCTAGCGAATCATGTTCAAGCGCCACGTTATTGGGAAATGGGTGAGAGCCAAGAATCCGATAGTCGAGAATTCAAATGGAATAACTACATTAGTCGCTATCACATGCGCCATCTAGATATGATGGATTTGCTGGCTAAATTTAATGGCAGAGCCAATGCTCCTTTAGATGGCCTAGCTAAGCTCTGTGGCTTTCCTGGCAAGATGGGAATGGATGGCAGCCAAGTTTGGCCTGCTTACCAAGAAGGAAAGATTAACGATATTCGTCGTTATTGCGAAACCGATGTGGTCAATACCTATCTCATGTACTGCCGCTTTCAATTGCTCCGTGGTGGCTTTTCATTAGAGGAGTACCAAGAGGAGATCGCTTTTGTGAAGGCCTATCTTGAAAAAGAAGCCAAGGAGCCTAACGGTGGGCAGTGGCAAGAATATCTTCAAGGTTTTGCAGCGGATGCGTAG
- a CDS encoding peptidoglycan DD-metalloendopeptidase family protein codes for MRSILNPMSNVMPNTVSKSLLILFLTASLMLTVGCSTPRTKPASVTDRSGGSSEPAPPGYYRVKRGDTLARIALDNGQAPRDVVQWNKAINPSFNPNIIEIGDLILIKAPAGSKPVKVAEKVTEKKPIPVTDKADVPSPTPEPTKSEVVAEPGIRLSWPAKGKVTDDFSDKNKGIDIAGKVGEPVLAASDGKVVYAGNSLRGYGNLVIVKHDNTYLTAYAHNSKLLVKEGDTVRKGQKIAEMGDTDTTSVKLHFELRVNGKPVNPTPYLQ; via the coding sequence ATGAGATCTATATTGAATCCAATGTCCAACGTCATGCCAAACACTGTTTCTAAAAGTCTCTTGATTTTGTTCCTGACCGCATCTTTGATGCTGACAGTGGGTTGCTCTACACCTCGCACGAAGCCTGCAAGCGTTACAGACCGCAGTGGCGGATCTAGCGAACCTGCACCTCCTGGCTACTATCGGGTGAAAAGGGGTGATACCTTGGCACGCATTGCCTTGGATAATGGTCAAGCGCCTCGAGATGTTGTGCAGTGGAACAAGGCTATTAATCCAAGCTTTAATCCAAACATTATTGAAATTGGCGATTTAATTTTGATTAAAGCACCGGCTGGTTCTAAGCCAGTAAAAGTGGCTGAGAAAGTAACTGAGAAAAAGCCAATCCCTGTAACCGATAAAGCAGATGTACCAAGCCCTACACCGGAGCCCACTAAATCAGAAGTAGTTGCAGAGCCAGGTATTCGATTGTCTTGGCCAGCTAAAGGTAAAGTCACTGATGACTTTAGTGATAAAAATAAAGGTATTGATATTGCTGGAAAAGTGGGTGAGCCAGTCTTAGCTGCTTCGGATGGCAAAGTGGTTTATGCCGGCAACAGTTTGCGTGGTTACGGCAATTTAGTCATTGTTAAACATGACAATACGTATCTCACTGCCTATGCACACAACAGTAAGCTTCTAGTAAAAGAGGGTGATACGGTTCGCAAAGGTCAAAAGATTGCGGAGATGGGCGATACCGATACGACTTCTGTAAAGCTCCATTTTGAGTTGCGTGTAAACGGCAAGCCAGTAAACCCTACACCGTACTTGCAGTAA
- the surE gene encoding 5'/3'-nucleotidase SurE — MSKQPHILVSNDDGYLAPGLLALVNAVRPLGRITVIAPEQNHSGASNSLTLSRPLSIHRVAGGERDGFFFVNGTPTDCVHVAMTGFLDEKPDLVISGINQGENMGEDTLYSGTVAAAVEGVMFGVPGIAFSQIDRGWNRIEDAAKAAHDVVAQMLVSALARTEGTATLLNVNIPNRPYADLYRWRVTRLGNRHHSQPVVVQDSPRGEKIYWIGAAGEVKEGSEGTDFHAIAEGCISITPMQLDLTHHARLAAMRANGWDRG, encoded by the coding sequence ATGTCAAAGCAACCCCATATCCTGGTTTCCAATGACGATGGTTACCTAGCTCCTGGTTTATTGGCTTTAGTGAATGCGGTTCGTCCCTTAGGTCGAATTACAGTGATTGCCCCCGAGCAAAACCATAGCGGAGCATCTAATTCACTCACGCTATCTAGGCCACTATCGATTCATCGAGTAGCTGGTGGCGAACGTGATGGCTTTTTCTTCGTCAATGGCACTCCTACCGATTGCGTTCACGTTGCGATGACTGGTTTCTTGGATGAAAAGCCAGACTTAGTCATCTCTGGAATCAATCAAGGCGAGAACATGGGTGAAGATACGCTTTACTCAGGTACGGTGGCTGCAGCGGTTGAAGGGGTCATGTTTGGTGTACCCGGCATTGCTTTCTCGCAAATAGATCGTGGCTGGAATCGAATTGAGGATGCCGCTAAAGCAGCACATGATGTTGTTGCGCAAATGTTAGTTTCCGCCTTGGCTCGTACAGAAGGTACTGCAACATTACTCAATGTCAATATTCCAAATCGTCCTTATGCTGACCTTTATCGCTGGCGCGTAACCCGTTTGGGAAACCGCCATCACTCCCAACCAGTAGTGGTACAAGATAGCCCGCGTGGCGAAAAAATTTATTGGATTGGTGCTGCCGGCGAAGTAAAAGAAGGCTCTGAGGGTACCGATTTTCATGCGATTGCCGAAGGATGTATTTCGATTACGCCGATGCAGTTGGACTTGACGCATCATGCGCGCTTAGCAGCGATGCGAGCAAATGGCTGGGATCGCGGTTGA
- a CDS encoding efflux RND transporter permease subunit, whose product MSFATNFLRGVLDKRILILFASAVLLCLGAYSLKQLPIQPYPGVAPLTIQAISQWPGRSTTEVEQQVTIPVENALAGIPGVKAFRSVSLFGLSVVTLKFNDNADPFKVRQIFISNLGNVTFPPGVSSSVSPDSDATGEILRYQVKSDYASPTRLKTLQNYEIYKELKQTPGIADVSSFGGKVRQYNVIVRPESLQSKNITISQLIDALSKANDNTGGGVLPSGEQQFVVRGVGLLKNLDDIRRVVVAVNNGVPVRIGDVATVEIGNAPRLGLFQFDENPDSVEGIVYLRRGENASEVLARVREKIVTINAHVLPPGIEVKPFYDRQVLLDITVGTVKHTMFFGITMVLVLLYIFLGNFRAAAVVAAVIPLALCFSFIMMYIFNVPANLISLGAIDFGVIVDAAVIITENVMRHLEEGGKRLNQSIILATAEVQRAMVYSTSIIIVAYSPLFLMGGVEGIIFKPMAFTMGFALIASIVLSLTFLPASISYAFGENFHHQPPKFITWILDHYKPLLRRLMDHPRHVITVSILVLGVTLISATRLGTAFLPTLEENNIWLRVVLPNTVDLNYSISVANQLRETFTRQPEIERVAVQIGRPDDGTDSTGVFNQEYGLYLKPPELMPKGSSKADLLKRLQGELERIPGISFSFSQYIQDNVNEALSGVKGENSVKIFGTDLTILNTKAHEVIAQLKKVRGIEDESILKELGQPTLNIQIDRDKAARYGVNVADVQTVVANAIGGAPVSNFLEDEKTFGIAVRLNEDSRNDLPDIANLLIDTPVGSRVPLGMVANVELTDGPFFIYREAGKRYIAVIFSVRDRDLGSAVEDAKYLVEKNVALPANYSIAWDGQFNQMKAAQQKLMVIIPLTLVAIFLLLVTALGNFRDAVIVLINVPFAAIGGIIALHLGGETLSISALFGFLSLFGIAIQDGVILISYINKTVAEEHGAMKDAMVDGAALRVRPVLMTAMLAGLGLLPAALSHSIGSEAQRPLALVIVGGMVTTTILTLLVLPVIYAAMRGRGKHKPGIV is encoded by the coding sequence TTGAGTTTCGCAACGAATTTTCTAAGAGGTGTTTTAGACAAGCGCATACTAATCCTATTTGCCTCTGCGGTACTTTTATGCTTGGGAGCATACAGCCTAAAGCAGCTGCCTATTCAGCCTTATCCAGGTGTAGCGCCATTAACTATCCAAGCAATTTCTCAGTGGCCAGGACGCAGTACTACTGAAGTAGAACAACAAGTTACGATTCCAGTAGAAAATGCTTTAGCAGGTATTCCAGGGGTTAAAGCATTTCGCTCCGTTTCTTTATTTGGACTTTCTGTTGTCACGCTAAAATTTAATGACAATGCTGACCCCTTTAAGGTTCGGCAAATTTTTATTTCTAATTTGGGAAATGTAACTTTTCCGCCGGGCGTAAGCTCAAGTGTGAGCCCTGATTCAGATGCTACTGGCGAAATTCTTCGCTATCAAGTGAAATCAGACTATGCATCCCCCACTCGTCTAAAGACTTTGCAAAATTATGAGATCTACAAAGAGCTCAAACAAACTCCAGGCATTGCAGACGTTTCCTCTTTTGGCGGTAAGGTTCGTCAGTACAACGTAATCGTTCGACCCGAAAGCCTGCAATCCAAAAATATCACTATTTCTCAGTTAATTGATGCCTTATCGAAGGCAAATGACAACACTGGAGGCGGCGTATTGCCAAGTGGTGAACAGCAATTTGTGGTGCGTGGGGTTGGCCTACTGAAGAACTTGGACGATATTAGAAGAGTGGTTGTTGCTGTCAACAACGGCGTTCCTGTTCGCATTGGTGATGTGGCCACAGTTGAAATTGGAAATGCTCCCCGCTTGGGTTTGTTCCAGTTTGATGAAAATCCAGACTCGGTTGAAGGAATTGTGTATTTACGTCGAGGTGAGAATGCCTCAGAAGTATTAGCCCGCGTTAGAGAAAAGATTGTCACGATCAATGCCCATGTATTGCCGCCGGGCATTGAGGTTAAGCCTTTTTATGATCGCCAGGTTCTCTTAGATATCACTGTGGGCACTGTTAAGCACACCATGTTTTTTGGCATCACTATGGTTTTGGTTTTGCTTTACATATTCTTGGGTAATTTCCGGGCTGCCGCTGTCGTTGCAGCAGTTATTCCCCTGGCGCTGTGTTTTTCTTTCATCATGATGTACATATTTAATGTACCAGCCAACTTGATTTCTTTGGGTGCGATTGACTTCGGGGTGATCGTAGATGCAGCTGTAATCATTACGGAAAATGTGATGCGTCACTTGGAAGAGGGCGGAAAGCGCTTGAATCAAAGCATTATTTTGGCGACTGCTGAAGTGCAAAGGGCTATGGTGTATTCCACCAGCATCATTATTGTTGCTTACTCACCATTATTTTTAATGGGTGGTGTGGAGGGGATTATATTTAAGCCGATGGCCTTTACGATGGGCTTTGCCTTGATTGCCTCGATTGTTCTGAGTCTCACCTTCTTACCCGCATCGATTTCTTACGCGTTCGGTGAAAATTTCCATCATCAACCGCCTAAGTTTATTACTTGGATACTCGACCATTACAAGCCCTTATTGCGGCGCTTAATGGATCACCCTCGTCACGTCATTACTGTTTCTATTTTGGTGCTTGGCGTTACCTTAATTAGTGCAACTCGTTTGGGTACTGCATTTTTACCCACCTTAGAAGAAAATAACATTTGGCTTCGTGTTGTCCTGCCAAATACTGTTGATTTAAATTATTCAATTAGTGTTGCCAATCAGTTGCGAGAGACATTCACAAGGCAGCCTGAGATAGAGCGAGTGGCTGTTCAAATTGGTCGCCCAGATGATGGAACTGACTCTACTGGAGTATTTAATCAGGAGTACGGTCTTTATCTAAAGCCTCCTGAGCTGATGCCGAAGGGGTCTAGTAAGGCAGATCTATTGAAGCGCTTACAGGGTGAGCTGGAGCGCATTCCTGGGATTTCATTTAGTTTCTCTCAATACATTCAGGATAACGTGAATGAGGCTCTGTCTGGGGTGAAGGGTGAAAACTCTGTCAAGATTTTTGGAACAGACTTAACAATTCTGAACACAAAGGCGCATGAGGTCATTGCCCAATTAAAGAAAGTGCGTGGCATTGAGGACGAAAGCATTCTGAAGGAGCTGGGTCAACCAACTTTAAATATTCAGATTGATCGCGATAAGGCAGCGCGATATGGGGTAAATGTGGCCGATGTGCAAACTGTAGTTGCTAATGCCATCGGTGGGGCCCCAGTTTCTAATTTCCTGGAGGACGAAAAGACGTTTGGCATTGCTGTGCGTTTAAATGAAGATAGTCGAAATGATTTGCCTGATATTGCCAATTTACTGATTGACACTCCTGTTGGCTCCAGAGTGCCTTTGGGGATGGTAGCAAATGTAGAGCTTACAGATGGTCCATTCTTTATATATCGGGAAGCCGGTAAGCGTTACATTGCGGTTATTTTCAGCGTGCGTGATCGAGATCTTGGTAGCGCAGTCGAAGATGCCAAATATTTAGTCGAGAAGAATGTAGCGCTACCTGCAAACTATTCGATAGCCTGGGATGGTCAGTTTAATCAGATGAAGGCGGCGCAACAAAAATTAATGGTCATCATTCCGCTCACGCTGGTGGCAATTTTCTTGTTGTTGGTAACTGCCTTGGGTAACTTCCGAGATGCGGTGATTGTTCTCATCAATGTCCCATTTGCAGCCATCGGCGGAATTATCGCCCTGCATCTTGGTGGCGAAACGCTGAGTATTTCTGCTCTATTTGGTTTCTTATCTTTATTTGGTATTGCCATTCAAGACGGCGTGATTCTGATTTCTTATATCAATAAGACGGTAGCTGAAGAGCATGGTGCTATGAAAGATGCCATGGTTGATGGCGCAGCTTTACGTGTTCGACCTGTTTTAATGACTGCGATGTTAGCGGGCTTGGGTCTCTTGCCTGCCGCCTTGTCTCATTCAATTGGTTCTGAAGCACAGCGCCCATTAGCCCTCGTCATTGTAGGCGGCATGGTAACCACTACTATTCTCACGCTCTTGGTGTTGCCGGTGATTTATGCGGCAATGAGGGGTCGTGGCAAACATAAACCAGGAATCGTTTAA
- a CDS encoding efflux RND transporter periplasmic adaptor subunit translates to MKDKITTILKRAYEEAKQLPNRFKARVEANTNEIHRSYWALPPETRARLRLVIICISILMLGIVIGLFVNVNRPVKLEKSDKSLKVESSGVMELKLPGLNLNPNIYVFSEAVKSDVPVELNMPGRLTFNAEKSKVISARAAGRVERIVAFDGAQVQVGSPVLEMYSPDFISAEQEYLLSSKTTKILEGNKALGDLLSDSRITQDAAANRIRNLGAGDGEIKNLERTGKTQTNLVVRSPIDGVVVKRAVEPGAFANIGDVLATLADPKALWFLGNVYEQDIAKIQKGQTIILRTEAYPDKVFTARANFIAPTIDPDTRALVIRCDVDNPEGLLRPDMFASGKLQVGSSQAVVLPQTAIVRVREMRYVIIKTASDTYKRFAVKGFDLDGKQFAVTEGVEPGMKVLTDGAVLLNDRFAKQEE, encoded by the coding sequence TTGAAGGACAAGATCACCACCATCCTAAAGCGGGCTTACGAAGAGGCTAAGCAATTACCAAATCGTTTTAAAGCTCGTGTTGAGGCAAATACAAATGAGATTCATCGATCTTACTGGGCTCTCCCACCGGAGACGCGTGCTCGACTGCGCTTAGTTATTATTTGCATCTCTATTTTGATGCTCGGCATCGTCATTGGGTTGTTTGTGAATGTGAACCGCCCAGTTAAATTGGAGAAAAGTGATAAGTCACTAAAAGTAGAGAGCTCTGGCGTAATGGAGTTAAAGCTCCCGGGCCTTAATTTAAATCCAAATATTTATGTATTCAGTGAGGCTGTTAAATCAGATGTGCCGGTTGAGCTAAATATGCCCGGCCGATTAACTTTTAATGCTGAAAAATCTAAGGTGATTTCTGCTCGAGCAGCCGGTCGAGTTGAACGTATTGTTGCTTTTGATGGGGCGCAGGTCCAAGTAGGCTCCCCTGTTTTAGAAATGTATAGCCCCGATTTCATCTCTGCCGAACAAGAATATTTATTGTCTTCAAAAACTACCAAGATTTTAGAGGGCAATAAGGCCTTGGGTGACTTGCTTTCTGATTCACGTATTACGCAAGATGCGGCCGCTAACCGTATCCGTAATCTAGGTGCTGGGGATGGGGAAATTAAGAACCTAGAAAGAACTGGTAAAACTCAAACTAACCTAGTAGTGCGTTCCCCAATTGACGGGGTTGTAGTCAAGCGTGCAGTAGAGCCAGGTGCATTTGCCAATATAGGTGATGTATTGGCAACCTTGGCCGATCCTAAAGCTCTCTGGTTCTTGGGTAATGTTTATGAACAAGACATTGCCAAGATTCAAAAAGGGCAAACTATTATTTTACGTACTGAAGCTTACCCAGATAAGGTGTTTACCGCACGAGCAAACTTTATTGCGCCAACAATCGATCCGGATACTAGAGCTTTAGTCATTCGCTGCGATGTTGATAATCCTGAGGGCTTGCTGCGCCCCGATATGTTTGCCTCTGGAAAGTTACAAGTAGGGTCTAGCCAGGCAGTTGTTTTGCCTCAAACTGCCATTGTGCGTGTCCGTGAGATGCGCTATGTCATTATTAAAACGGCCTCAGATACTTATAAGCGGTTTGCAGTGAAGGGCTTTGATTTGGATGGCAAACAATTTGCCGTTACTGAAGGGGTGGAGCCTGGTATGAAAGTATTAACTGATGGCGCAGTCCTGTTGAATGACCGATTCGCCAAGCAGGAGGAGTAA
- a CDS encoding TolC family protein, whose amino-acid sequence MLILGIRKISALFPIKRLAFALCASSFSAAVFSQVGEIPPAKVTVQGGDTSLAVPPSIGSQLSSQEQPSKASELFAPVTKANTPKIYTKPAASGPAEMDLRQLWNELKINNPQLSSLRESYLAAKATVPQIAAPANPQIGLVWSGMPVNSPFALGGANAPSTQYPNGISSNNAISIAQPFQFPGKKSLAADIANTNADALLAQSEVAYLQLGAQLSSLYYNALAAQKQLQVLKESVIRLEMIKNVAKARYANNAAAYVEYLNAQVAQSAAEADQFNLERQLQVSINNINTLVGRHSREKLVLRADVNRALTKVPTLVELEDYAESSHPALKSSALQLEAARKGVDLAKKAYLPDFQVIGSSYTPRGPFSANNGALFYQFELDLIIPLYFFTKEKYGVEQAQRNQASAEAGDISNRQQIVLAVNTAYAAYEQAKRQTQFLRERQVPQGDAAYKVGLIQYSNNGQGFNDLLTAQTQLRSLEVQLALAEANLMQAEAVLLVTAGKEPY is encoded by the coding sequence TTGTTGATTCTCGGCATACGTAAAATTAGCGCATTATTTCCAATCAAAAGACTCGCTTTTGCTCTATGCGCTTCTTCTTTTTCTGCCGCAGTTTTTTCACAAGTCGGCGAAATTCCCCCTGCAAAGGTCACCGTTCAGGGTGGTGATACTTCCTTAGCTGTGCCGCCATCGATTGGGTCTCAACTGAGCTCGCAAGAGCAACCAAGTAAAGCATCAGAATTGTTTGCGCCAGTAACTAAGGCCAATACGCCGAAAATTTATACCAAGCCAGCTGCTTCAGGCCCTGCTGAAATGGATTTACGTCAACTGTGGAATGAGCTGAAAATAAATAACCCCCAGCTTTCCTCTTTGCGCGAATCTTATTTGGCAGCAAAAGCAACAGTGCCGCAAATTGCTGCGCCGGCTAATCCGCAAATTGGTTTAGTGTGGTCAGGCATGCCAGTAAATTCCCCATTTGCACTAGGCGGAGCCAATGCGCCTTCTACTCAGTACCCTAATGGCATTAGTAGTAACAATGCAATTTCTATTGCCCAACCATTTCAGTTTCCTGGCAAAAAGAGTCTGGCGGCAGACATTGCCAACACCAATGCTGATGCATTATTAGCGCAGTCAGAAGTTGCATACCTGCAATTGGGCGCGCAACTCTCCAGTCTTTACTACAACGCTCTAGCGGCGCAAAAGCAATTGCAAGTTTTAAAAGAGTCTGTGATTCGCCTGGAGATGATTAAGAATGTCGCAAAAGCACGCTACGCAAACAATGCTGCTGCTTACGTTGAGTATTTAAATGCGCAGGTTGCTCAAAGTGCTGCTGAAGCAGATCAATTTAATTTAGAGCGTCAATTGCAGGTTTCGATAAACAATATCAATACTTTAGTTGGTCGTCATTCTCGTGAAAAATTGGTGCTGCGTGCAGATGTGAATCGTGCTTTAACTAAAGTGCCAACATTAGTTGAGCTGGAAGATTATGCCGAAAGCAGTCATCCGGCTTTAAAGAGTTCTGCCTTACAGCTTGAAGCTGCACGTAAAGGTGTGGACTTAGCAAAGAAAGCCTACTTGCCGGACTTCCAGGTGATTGGATCTTCTTATACTCCGCGCGGCCCTTTCTCGGCGAATAACGGCGCACTATTCTATCAATTTGAGTTAGATCTCATTATTCCTTTGTACTTTTTTACTAAAGAAAAGTACGGCGTTGAGCAAGCGCAGCGCAATCAAGCCTCTGCAGAAGCTGGCGATATCTCCAATAGGCAGCAAATCGTCTTGGCAGTGAACACTGCATATGCAGCTTATGAGCAAGCCAAAAGGCAAACTCAATTCTTGAGGGAGCGCCAGGTACCTCAAGGTGACGCCGCCTATAAAGTAGGCCTAATTCAGTATTCAAATAATGGTCAAGGATTTAATGATTTATTGACAGCCCAAACCCAGTTGCGTAGCTTGGAAGTGCAATTGGCTTTGGCGGAAGCAAATCTCATGCAGGCAGAAGCAGTATTGCTCGTGACTGCTGGCAAAGAGCCTTATTAA
- a CDS encoding DUF1993 domain-containing protein has product MAISMYQASIPQLKKMLSNLSVILKKGEEYAKTKNVDEKVLVEGRLFPDMFPLSKQVQIACDQVKNGMARLAGVEPPKFDDTEVTFAQLQERIAKTIAFAESIQPAQVDGTEAKEIKFSIKEWNFEFVGEQYLLTWIIPNFYFHITTAYNILRHNGVEIGKSDYLGG; this is encoded by the coding sequence ATGGCAATATCAATGTACCAAGCATCAATTCCTCAGTTAAAAAAGATGCTGAGCAATCTTTCTGTCATCCTTAAAAAGGGTGAAGAATATGCAAAGACTAAGAACGTAGATGAAAAAGTGTTGGTTGAGGGCAGACTGTTTCCGGACATGTTCCCGCTTTCAAAGCAAGTGCAAATTGCATGTGACCAAGTTAAAAATGGCATGGCTCGTTTAGCGGGTGTTGAGCCACCGAAGTTTGATGACACCGAAGTGACTTTTGCGCAGCTGCAAGAGCGTATCGCCAAAACGATTGCTTTTGCTGAGAGTATTCAGCCTGCGCAAGTTGATGGCACTGAGGCCAAAGAGATTAAATTCTCTATTAAAGAGTGGAATTTTGAGTTTGTTGGAGAGCAGTACCTGCTTACCTGGATCATTCCAAACTTTTATTTCCACATCACAACTGCATACAACATCCTCCGCCACAATGGCGTAGAAATTGGGAAGTCTGATTACCTAGGGGGCTAG
- a CDS encoding tetratricopeptide repeat protein, translating to MMKMRHVLNVFIGLFASAVLLTSNVAFAEPTLPEVYQAIESGQLAKADSMMQEVLKNHPNSGKAHYIASELYLKEGKLDAARNAFVQAENLAPGLPFAQPESVQKLQAQLRAGAAPVSTANTGASSIFTSPLFWILIAILIVGVMFFMKNRNRPDAVQVYNAPNANGPYPGAPGGYPPGYPGAPASGMGGGLMGSLATGAALGAGMVAGEALASRLMGGGQHSNPGNINNDFNQLGGQVDAANFGVNDASSWDDGGASSWDDGGGGGDFMSDV from the coding sequence ATGATGAAGATGCGCCATGTATTGAATGTGTTTATTGGGCTATTTGCCAGTGCCGTGTTACTGACTAGTAACGTAGCCTTTGCTGAACCTACCTTACCTGAGGTGTATCAGGCTATTGAATCTGGGCAACTTGCCAAAGCAGATTCCATGATGCAAGAGGTCTTAAAAAATCACCCGAATAGTGGCAAGGCCCATTACATCGCCTCTGAACTTTATCTGAAAGAGGGTAAATTAGACGCAGCCAGAAATGCATTTGTGCAGGCAGAAAATTTAGCGCCTGGTTTACCATTTGCGCAACCAGAATCAGTGCAAAAATTGCAAGCACAATTACGAGCCGGCGCAGCGCCAGTCAGCACAGCAAATACTGGTGCTAGTTCAATTTTCACTAGCCCACTCTTTTGGATATTGATTGCCATTCTGATTGTGGGCGTGATGTTCTTTATGAAAAATCGCAATCGCCCTGATGCCGTTCAAGTCTATAACGCTCCCAATGCAAATGGTCCTTATCCCGGCGCCCCCGGCGGCTATCCTCCTGGCTATCCTGGCGCACCAGCATCTGGTATGGGCGGTGGACTGATGGGTAGCTTGGCTACGGGCGCAGCGCTCGGTGCCGGTATGGTGGCCGGTGAAGCCTTGGCAAGCCGTTTAATGGGCGGAGGCCAACATTCAAACCCTGGAAATATTAATAATGATTTCAATCAACTCGGCGGTCAAGTAGATGCGGCTAACTTTGGAGTGAATGACGCTAGTTCCTGGGATGATGGCGGCGCAAGCTCTTGGGATGATGGCGGTGGCGGCGGTGATTTTATGAGCGACGTTTAA